Proteins from one Limanda limanda chromosome 9, fLimLim1.1, whole genome shotgun sequence genomic window:
- the LOC133010086 gene encoding uncharacterized protein LOC133010086 isoform X2 — protein sequence MRDPLFTFVLCFSLWLRSGETSDFQSFFDLFGQYCLRDCPKKHFTSTYDLPCIDSCDKRGYDYYWCKSRKGWDYCSPSNNVDYQGYTCDTRYPCDNYGENHLECYLRIGVWDKCARVEPRAMIYYTRDRKECIEECLYHESGGYFWCYTEDDWDYCSPLPDHTYRNEPCRPDHDCRSYGQSYTWCYTTYNNNWDWCGIISPGECVFTQTHRAKRQTNNPRVICTREDDDDNNNRRVTTFKDVGGQQYIKKPNKKLLNEALELINRWNNQRLSAEARSNLITSDHLRLDNQGLCNRNNQRCYNLQIQINGPRSPGQSTTVAQIIVPVDTSAEYMRFAFRESLRGNFRVELEVNNEPTPSPNNNLLQERCCKRKKKKDYNANL from the coding sequence ATGAGAGATCCGTTGTTCACTTTCGTCCTCTGCTTCTCACTGTGGCTCAGGTCTGGAGAAACCAGTGACTTTCAGAGcttctttgatttgtttgggCAATATTGTTTACGTGATTGTCCAAAAAAGCATTTTACGTCCACGTATGATTTGCCGTGTATAGACAGCTGTGACAAGCGTGGTTATGACTACTACTGGTGCAAGTCCAGAAAGGGCTGGGACTACTGCTCACCGAGCAACAATGTTGATTACCAAGGCTACACTTGTGACACGCGTTATCCATGTGACAACTATGGAGAAAATCACTTGGAGTGTTACTTGCGGATTGGTGTCTGGGACAAATGTGCTCGGGTGGAGCCGAGGGCAATGATTTATTACACCAGGGATAGGAAAGAATGCATTGAAGAGTGTCTGTATCATGAGTCTGGGGGTTACTTCTGGTGCTATACTGAAGATGACTGGGACTACTGCTCACCTCTACCAGACCACACCTACAGGAATGAGCCTTGTCGCCCTGATCACGACTGTAGAAGCTATGGTCAGAGTTACACCTGGTGCTACACAACATACAACAACAACTGGGATTGGTGTGGAATTATAAGTcctggagagtgtgtgtttacccAGACGCACCGCGCCAAACGACAAACTAACAATCCAAGAGTGATCTGTACCAGGGAAGACGacgacgacaacaacaacaggagagtGACCACTTTCAAAGACGTGGGAGGTCAACAATACATTAAAAAACCCAACAAAAAGTTGCTCAACGAAGCCTTAGAATTAATTAACCGATGGAATAACCAACGCTTGAGTGCCGAGGCCAGGTCCAACTTGATTACATCGGACCATCTTCGCCTTGACAACCAGGGACTGTGCAACAGGAACAATCAGCGGTGTTACAACCTGCAAATCCAGATCAACGGACCACGCTCTCCTGGACAAAGCACCACTGTGGCACAGATCATAGTTCCTGTTGACACGTCAGCTGAATACATGCGTTTCGCCTTCAGGGAGAGTTTAAGGGGCAATTTCAGGGTGGAATTAGAAGTAAACAACGAACCAACCCCCTCCCCAAACAATAACCTTTTACAGGAAAGATGCtgtaaacgaaaaaaaaaaaaggattataACGCAAACCTATGA
- the LOC133010086 gene encoding uncharacterized protein LOC133010086 isoform X1: MSTSEHRAEMRDPLFTFVLCFSLWLRSGETSDFQSFFDLFGQYCLRDCPKKHFTSTYDLPCIDSCDKRGYDYYWCKSRKGWDYCSPSNNVDYQGYTCDTRYPCDNYGENHLECYLRIGVWDKCARVEPRAMIYYTRDRKECIEECLYHESGGYFWCYTEDDWDYCSPLPDHTYRNEPCRPDHDCRSYGQSYTWCYTTYNNNWDWCGIISPGECVFTQTHRAKRQTNNPRVICTREDDDDNNNRRVTTFKDVGGQQYIKKPNKKLLNEALELINRWNNQRLSAEARSNLITSDHLRLDNQGLCNRNNQRCYNLQIQINGPRSPGQSTTVAQIIVPVDTSAEYMRFAFRESLRGNFRVELEVNNEPTPSPNNNLLQERCCKRKKKKDYNANL, translated from the exons atgtCCACGTCTGAG cacagagcTGAAATGAGAGATCCGTTGTTCACTTTCGTCCTCTGCTTCTCACTGTGGCTCAGGTCTGGAGAAACCAGTGACTTTCAGAGcttctttgatttgtttgggCAATATTGTTTACGTGATTGTCCAAAAAAGCATTTTACGTCCACGTATGATTTGCCGTGTATAGACAGCTGTGACAAGCGTGGTTATGACTACTACTGGTGCAAGTCCAGAAAGGGCTGGGACTACTGCTCACCGAGCAACAATGTTGATTACCAAGGCTACACTTGTGACACGCGTTATCCATGTGACAACTATGGAGAAAATCACTTGGAGTGTTACTTGCGGATTGGTGTCTGGGACAAATGTGCTCGGGTGGAGCCGAGGGCAATGATTTATTACACCAGGGATAGGAAAGAATGCATTGAAGAGTGTCTGTATCATGAGTCTGGGGGTTACTTCTGGTGCTATACTGAAGATGACTGGGACTACTGCTCACCTCTACCAGACCACACCTACAGGAATGAGCCTTGTCGCCCTGATCACGACTGTAGAAGCTATGGTCAGAGTTACACCTGGTGCTACACAACATACAACAACAACTGGGATTGGTGTGGAATTATAAGTcctggagagtgtgtgtttacccAGACGCACCGCGCCAAACGACAAACTAACAATCCAAGAGTGATCTGTACCAGGGAAGACGacgacgacaacaacaacaggagagtGACCACTTTCAAAGACGTGGGAGGTCAACAATACATTAAAAAACCCAACAAAAAGTTGCTCAACGAAGCCTTAGAATTAATTAACCGATGGAATAACCAACGCTTGAGTGCCGAGGCCAGGTCCAACTTGATTACATCGGACCATCTTCGCCTTGACAACCAGGGACTGTGCAACAGGAACAATCAGCGGTGTTACAACCTGCAAATCCAGATCAACGGACCACGCTCTCCTGGACAAAGCACCACTGTGGCACAGATCATAGTTCCTGTTGACACGTCAGCTGAATACATGCGTTTCGCCTTCAGGGAGAGTTTAAGGGGCAATTTCAGGGTGGAATTAGAAGTAAACAACGAACCAACCCCCTCCCCAAACAATAACCTTTTACAGGAAAGATGCtgtaaacgaaaaaaaaaaaaggattataACGCAAACCTATGA